One window from the genome of Corynebacterium sp. SCR221107 encodes:
- the hypF gene encoding carbamoyltransferase HypF encodes MLPTLYGRKGIQMDKGLTRYALTLTGVVQGVGMRPHVAKVARECQVTGWCGNNDIEVFIEAQAPREVLDHFLATLMATLPPLAQVVDVVKQNIPVREETGFTIVASTHIPGARTLIPPDVAPCEDCLREFHDPTNRRYHYPFITCTNCGPRLSIIEQLPYDRPATTLKVFDMCPACAKEYSDPNDRRYHAQPISCPDCGPHLWFERAGAPQTGAAPVERNRTQQAAAAIAAACETLRAGKVVAMRGIGGFHLLVDATNPLAIARLRERKHRPHKPFAVMVPTLADAHKAVTLTPAEQHLLVSPARPIVIAAATGYLPEEIAPGLGEVGVVLPYSPLHHLLLEEFGRPVVATSGNPSGEPLVASIPDARALLGDFCDGFLLHDRDIVVPVEDSVFMGTTPVRRSRGLAPLPVPIPDPTGEVAEVFAVGGELKNTMCLTSGNLGHLSSHIGDMRSLRAQEVLERTFAQMTSMRAVRPEAIVCDLHPGYSTTSWAQRLAERLDVELIQVQHHHAHAASVLAEHRLVGTPAVVIAADGTGYGTDGHIWGGEIFGVDENLTFTRAWHVPEFPLIGGDRAVTHPWRIAAGIQAAYGLDDEHTTAAFARVADRVNPAELALVQSQLTSGFGTIATSSLGRIFDAAAALAGCADKGQAVSYEAQAAMEFEHLARTGTASPDDTTSIEHAFVALARGVVKGNLPDAARQFHRHIAQILGQEAVRAATQVDTNVIAITGGCALNRILVGDLADYLDAHGYCLLRHELIPPGDGGLSLGQAVLARAAKL; translated from the coding sequence GTGCTGCCAACCCTTTACGGGCGCAAGGGGATTCAGATGGATAAGGGCCTTACTCGCTACGCGCTCACGCTCACCGGGGTCGTCCAAGGTGTCGGGATGCGCCCGCATGTGGCCAAGGTGGCCAGGGAATGTCAGGTCACCGGCTGGTGCGGCAACAATGACATCGAGGTCTTCATCGAGGCCCAAGCACCGCGCGAGGTCCTCGATCACTTCCTAGCAACGCTTATGGCCACGCTGCCGCCCCTGGCGCAGGTGGTCGACGTCGTCAAGCAGAACATACCTGTCCGGGAGGAAACCGGATTCACGATTGTGGCCTCCACACACATCCCCGGCGCGCGCACGCTCATCCCGCCGGACGTGGCCCCGTGCGAGGACTGCCTGCGAGAATTTCATGACCCTACCAACCGCCGCTACCACTATCCCTTTATCACCTGCACCAACTGCGGGCCGCGGCTATCCATCATCGAACAACTGCCCTACGATCGGCCAGCCACCACGCTGAAGGTCTTCGACATGTGTCCGGCTTGTGCGAAGGAATACAGCGATCCAAACGACCGCCGCTACCACGCACAGCCAATTTCTTGCCCCGACTGTGGGCCACACCTGTGGTTCGAACGCGCAGGTGCCCCGCAAACAGGTGCAGCGCCGGTGGAAAGAAACCGTACGCAACAAGCCGCGGCGGCGATTGCTGCTGCCTGCGAGACGCTGCGCGCGGGCAAGGTGGTGGCCATGCGCGGCATCGGCGGATTTCACCTGCTTGTCGATGCCACCAATCCTTTGGCCATCGCCCGTTTGCGCGAGCGCAAGCACCGACCCCACAAGCCCTTTGCGGTCATGGTTCCCACGCTTGCCGACGCCCACAAGGCCGTCACCCTCACCCCCGCCGAGCAGCACCTTCTGGTCTCCCCCGCCCGACCCATCGTCATCGCGGCCGCAACCGGGTATCTGCCCGAAGAGATCGCGCCGGGGCTAGGCGAGGTGGGGGTCGTGCTGCCCTATTCGCCGCTGCACCACCTGTTGCTGGAGGAATTCGGCCGCCCGGTAGTTGCCACCAGCGGCAACCCCAGTGGCGAACCGCTGGTGGCATCCATTCCCGATGCGCGGGCCTTGCTTGGCGATTTCTGCGATGGATTCCTCCTCCACGATCGCGACATCGTGGTGCCGGTCGAAGACTCGGTGTTTATGGGCACGACCCCGGTGCGCCGCTCGCGCGGGTTAGCCCCGTTGCCCGTACCGATCCCCGACCCCACAGGCGAGGTCGCCGAGGTCTTTGCCGTCGGCGGCGAGCTGAAGAACACCATGTGTCTGACCAGTGGAAACCTGGGGCATCTATCCAGCCATATAGGCGACATGAGATCCTTACGCGCCCAGGAGGTCCTCGAGCGCACCTTTGCGCAGATGACCTCCATGCGCGCGGTGCGCCCCGAAGCCATCGTGTGCGATTTACACCCCGGATACTCCACCACCAGTTGGGCGCAGCGGCTTGCTGAGCGCCTCGACGTGGAATTGATCCAGGTCCAGCACCATCACGCGCACGCGGCTAGCGTCCTTGCCGAACACCGCCTCGTGGGCACCCCCGCGGTGGTCATCGCCGCCGACGGCACCGGCTACGGCACCGACGGGCATATCTGGGGTGGGGAAATCTTTGGCGTCGATGAAAACCTCACCTTCACCCGGGCGTGGCATGTCCCAGAGTTTCCGCTCATCGGCGGCGACCGGGCCGTGACCCACCCCTGGCGCATCGCCGCGGGGATCCAAGCGGCCTATGGGCTTGACGACGAGCACACCACCGCTGCGTTTGCGCGGGTGGCCGACAGGGTAAATCCAGCCGAGCTCGCCTTGGTTCAATCCCAACTCACCAGTGGATTCGGCACTATCGCCACCAGCTCGCTGGGAAGGATCTTCGACGCCGCGGCCGCACTCGCCGGCTGCGCCGATAAGGGGCAGGCGGTCTCCTATGAGGCGCAGGCCGCGATGGAATTCGAACACCTAGCGCGCACAGGGACAGCCTCCCCAGATGACACAACCAGCATCGAGCATGCCTTCGTCGCGCTGGCCCGAGGCGTGGTCAAAGGGAACCTCCCGGACGCGGCACGCCAATTCCACCGCCACATCGCCCAGATTTTGGGGCAGGAGGCGGTGCGGGCTGCCACACAGGTGGATACGAACGTCATCGCGATCACCGGCGGCTGCGCGCTCAACCGGATCCTGGTTGGCGACCTCGCGGACTATCTCGACGCGCACGGCTATTGCCTGCTGCGCCACGAGCTCATCCCGCCAGGCGACGGCGGCCTGAGCCTGGGGCAGGCCGTGCTCGCGCGGGCAGCAAAACTCTAG
- a CDS encoding hydrogenase maturation nickel metallochaperone HypA/HybF, with the protein MVTRAAQGRKVRVINLRIGALRQVVPTSMEYAWGFVTAGTALEGARLAIDWRPGVIECAAGHRTTLDPHAYLDLGCPLCEQPTTVIQGEEFQVVDLEVDAVAAAASENPPRAEDDERVGKARD; encoded by the coding sequence GTGGTCACCAGGGCTGCACAGGGCAGGAAAGTGCGGGTGATTAACCTTCGCATCGGCGCGTTGCGCCAGGTGGTTCCCACCTCGATGGAATATGCGTGGGGATTTGTCACCGCCGGCACCGCCCTCGAGGGCGCCCGCCTTGCCATTGACTGGCGTCCCGGTGTCATCGAGTGCGCGGCGGGGCATCGCACAACGCTGGATCCGCATGCCTACCTCGACCTAGGCTGCCCCTTGTGTGAGCAGCCCACCACGGTCATCCAGGGCGAAGAATTCCAGGTAGTTGACTTGGAGGTGGATGCGGTGGCTGCAGCAGCTAGCGAAAATCCGCCACGAGCCGAAGATGATGAACGGGTAGGAAAAGCACGAGACTAA
- a CDS encoding hydrogenase small subunit, which produces MDIPGSWRNETLMESLARKGVSRRDFLKMCSGLAAIYAVGAPLASKAQAEEAEKIADALGAVTKPNVAWLQLQECTGCMESVLRSGGNTIEDLVLNQLSVNYNELVMAASGEAAEQALHELNEQPHMLVVNGSVSLAENGVYCTIGGKTSRQVLEEAAKNATVILAVGACAVYGSVQAARPNPTHAVGVDEIIKDKPVINVSGCPPIGEVITATISYILTHGHAPEVDPEGRPLFAYDQRIHDSCPRRAHFDAGQFVRSFDDEGARNGWCLYEVGCKGPSTFSPCPIIQWNLKSGWPIGAGHPCIGCTEKDFFDRFTPFYTELPNVRGFGVESSVEKVGWGLVGVAAAGVAVHGGLTMVHEIKVRKANGDLETLETYGGPTDATGAVTTAAGDHPTPPSKATEQ; this is translated from the coding sequence ATGGACATTCCTGGATCCTGGCGCAACGAGACATTAATGGAGTCTTTGGCGCGCAAGGGCGTTTCCCGCCGTGACTTTTTGAAGATGTGCTCCGGCCTGGCAGCCATCTATGCCGTCGGCGCACCGCTGGCGTCGAAGGCACAGGCCGAAGAAGCAGAAAAGATCGCCGACGCGCTCGGCGCGGTGACCAAGCCCAACGTGGCGTGGCTGCAGCTGCAAGAATGCACCGGCTGCATGGAGTCGGTGCTGCGTTCCGGCGGCAACACCATTGAGGATCTTGTCCTCAATCAGCTCTCCGTCAACTACAACGAGCTGGTGATGGCAGCCTCCGGCGAGGCCGCCGAGCAGGCCCTGCACGAGCTAAATGAACAACCCCACATGCTCGTGGTCAACGGCTCGGTCTCGCTGGCCGAAAATGGCGTCTACTGCACCATCGGTGGCAAGACCTCCCGTCAGGTGCTCGAGGAGGCCGCCAAGAACGCCACCGTCATCCTTGCCGTCGGCGCGTGTGCGGTCTACGGTTCGGTCCAGGCGGCGCGGCCGAACCCCACCCACGCGGTCGGTGTGGACGAGATCATCAAGGACAAGCCGGTCATCAACGTCTCCGGCTGCCCGCCGATCGGTGAGGTCATCACCGCGACGATCTCCTATATCCTCACCCACGGTCACGCCCCGGAGGTGGATCCGGAAGGCCGTCCGCTATTCGCCTACGACCAGCGCATTCACGATTCCTGTCCGCGCCGCGCCCACTTCGATGCCGGCCAGTTCGTCCGCTCCTTCGATGATGAGGGTGCGCGCAACGGCTGGTGCCTCTACGAGGTTGGCTGCAAGGGCCCCTCGACGTTTAGCCCGTGCCCGATCATCCAGTGGAACCTCAAGTCCGGCTGGCCGATCGGCGCCGGTCACCCGTGCATCGGATGCACGGAAAAGGACTTCTTTGATCGGTTTACCCCCTTCTACACCGAGCTGCCCAACGTGCGCGGCTTTGGCGTGGAATCCAGCGTGGAAAAGGTCGGCTGGGGCTTGGTCGGCGTGGCGGCTGCCGGCGTGGCCGTCCACGGTGGTTTGACTATGGTTCACGAGATCAAGGTGCGCAAGGCCAACGGCGACTTGGAGACCTTGGAGACCTATGGCGGGCCAACCGATGCCACGGGAGCGGTCACCACCGCCGCGGGCGATCACCCGACCCCGCCGTCGAAGGCAACGGAACAGTAA
- the cybH gene encoding Ni/Fe-hydrogenase, b-type cytochrome subunit: MTTHVPAQGANPTPENPAIDAGNPVFRKNEPKPELSVISSFPVDKYGQETLIRMAAVAPEGSDDPIDVALWRATDETYDAVDFVPGTPERPYSTVTVNNIWARASRRNVSVMRGDVSAVLAASNATREQRVLAKKHVNAMQKVGRRCMAIAVAELDSEDPDSYQLAGVMSFGVCERRTRLAPTRPGYTRVQMWPLALRFQHWFNVFFIVALSVTGYYIMDPFFGPGATSDTGYFMGTVRFIHIASGVGWIALAIWRLSLTVFAKERQMRWRALWPIYNKQDAKNMWGTVQFYLFLKKEGPQYVGHNGLQQLTYTGIYVMCAIQMVTGLALYGIYDQSNIFHVILAYPVHWFGVPALRLFHTAVMFIIMSFVVVHVYLAFRADNLEDHGGVSSMINGAVWLPTGSTPVDAPEIE; the protein is encoded by the coding sequence ATGACCACTCACGTTCCCGCCCAAGGGGCCAACCCCACCCCGGAAAACCCGGCGATTGACGCGGGCAACCCGGTTTTTAGGAAAAACGAGCCCAAGCCCGAGCTCTCGGTCATCTCGAGTTTCCCCGTGGACAAGTACGGCCAGGAAACGCTCATCCGCATGGCCGCGGTGGCCCCGGAAGGCTCCGATGACCCCATCGACGTGGCACTGTGGCGTGCGACCGACGAGACCTACGACGCCGTCGACTTCGTCCCCGGCACCCCGGAGCGCCCCTATTCCACCGTGACCGTCAACAATATCTGGGCACGCGCGTCTCGCCGCAATGTCTCCGTCATGCGCGGCGATGTCTCGGCGGTCCTCGCCGCCTCGAATGCGACCCGCGAGCAGAGGGTATTGGCGAAAAAGCACGTCAACGCCATGCAAAAGGTGGGACGGCGCTGCATGGCCATCGCGGTGGCGGAGCTGGATTCGGAGGATCCTGATTCCTACCAGCTAGCCGGTGTCATGAGCTTTGGCGTGTGCGAGCGCCGCACCCGCCTAGCCCCAACCCGCCCGGGCTATACCCGCGTGCAGATGTGGCCGCTGGCGTTGCGCTTCCAGCACTGGTTCAACGTCTTTTTCATCGTCGCGCTGTCGGTGACGGGCTACTACATCATGGACCCGTTCTTCGGTCCGGGTGCTACGAGCGACACCGGCTACTTCATGGGTACGGTGCGCTTTATCCACATCGCCTCCGGCGTGGGCTGGATCGCGCTGGCGATCTGGCGCCTGTCGCTGACGGTGTTCGCCAAGGAACGACAGATGCGTTGGCGCGCGCTATGGCCGATCTATAACAAGCAAGACGCCAAAAACATGTGGGGCACCGTCCAGTTCTACCTGTTCCTCAAGAAGGAAGGCCCGCAGTATGTCGGCCACAACGGCCTGCAGCAGCTGACCTATACCGGCATTTACGTCATGTGCGCGATCCAGATGGTCACCGGCTTGGCCCTGTATGGCATCTACGACCAGTCGAACATCTTCCACGTGATCTTGGCCTACCCGGTCCACTGGTTCGGCGTGCCTGCCCTGCGCCTGTTCCACACGGCGGTCATGTTCATCATCATGAGCTTCGTGGTGGTCCACGTCTACCTGGCCTTCCGCGCCGATAACCTGGAAGATCATGGCGGCGTGTCCTCCATGATCAACGGTGCCGTGTGGCTGCCCACCGGCTCCACCCCAGTCGATGCCCCGGAGATCGAGTAA
- a CDS encoding nickel-dependent hydrogenase large subunit, producing MTKTKLMVNEIVDPLSARVIIDPAAASADRVATFDVAGVPRVDTFLEGKPAWQVPTMVTRLCGLCPVTHHLAGMRALDQLCPTQPDEAARALRLLLHHGSVLDVMGPRLALKQSRAAAVAVRTMGKKAQALAGAPGHFPDVATPGGVKPSALPLKEQATQLRAQILDLYEQTRPIIDGLIAECPPQQPLEQYRGADIIVTDASGAWDPLGDFLLIRLNEPGLAPSDGHATLKRSELIPAAEVAHRLRETAPGAITPRPEVLIDGAWHPYRVGPAARYPQYGAARAQAQSLADSAAAIAQLSAGLGDDIFADAEEASGHQAPVLADGVGTGLVDGPRGLLIHHYEVKDGVLARCQILSPTAQNEPWLAEMLSRAWVEFGPVPQLKPVMEQAVRAADPCLPCTQAPEGMMNLAVVDEDGNTLV from the coding sequence ATGACAAAAACCAAGCTAATGGTCAATGAGATCGTCGATCCCTTGTCCGCGCGCGTGATCATCGACCCGGCGGCCGCATCCGCCGACCGGGTGGCAACCTTCGACGTGGCCGGGGTACCCCGCGTGGACACATTCCTCGAAGGCAAGCCCGCTTGGCAGGTGCCCACGATGGTCACGCGGCTGTGCGGGCTGTGCCCGGTAACCCACCACCTCGCGGGGATGCGGGCACTGGACCAGCTATGCCCCACGCAACCTGATGAGGCGGCCCGGGCGTTGCGCCTGTTGCTGCATCACGGCAGCGTGCTCGACGTGATGGGCCCGCGCTTGGCGTTGAAACAGTCGCGGGCGGCGGCGGTGGCGGTGCGCACCATGGGCAAGAAGGCCCAGGCCCTAGCCGGCGCGCCGGGGCACTTTCCGGATGTGGCCACTCCCGGCGGGGTCAAACCCAGCGCGCTCCCGCTCAAGGAGCAGGCAACGCAGCTGCGGGCACAGATCCTTGACCTGTATGAGCAGACACGGCCGATCATAGACGGGCTCATCGCCGAGTGCCCGCCGCAGCAACCCCTGGAGCAGTACCGGGGTGCGGATATTATCGTCACCGATGCCAGCGGCGCCTGGGACCCGCTGGGGGACTTCCTCTTGATCCGCCTGAATGAGCCTGGCTTAGCCCCAAGCGATGGGCACGCCACGTTGAAAAGAAGCGAACTCATCCCGGCCGCCGAGGTTGCCCACCGTTTGCGCGAGACCGCCCCCGGGGCGATTACGCCGCGCCCGGAGGTGCTCATCGACGGTGCCTGGCATCCCTATCGCGTAGGACCCGCCGCGCGCTACCCGCAGTATGGCGCCGCCCGCGCGCAGGCGCAGTCGCTGGCTGACTCGGCAGCAGCGATCGCCCAGCTGAGTGCGGGCTTAGGTGACGACATCTTCGCGGATGCCGAAGAGGCATCGGGGCACCAGGCGCCGGTACTAGCCGATGGCGTGGGCACCGGCTTGGTCGACGGGCCGCGGGGGCTGCTCATCCACCACTATGAGGTCAAAGATGGGGTGCTCGCACGGTGCCAGATTCTAAGCCCCACCGCGCAAAATGAGCCCTGGCTTGCGGAAATGCTCTCGCGCGCATGGGTGGAATTTGGGCCGGTGCCGCAGCTGAAGCCGGTGATGGAACAGGCGGTGCGCGCGGCCGATCCTTGCCTGCCGTGTACCCAGGCCCCGGAGGGCATGATGAATCTGGCCGTGGTGGATGAGGACGGAAACACCCTTGTCTGA
- the hypB gene encoding hydrogenase nickel incorporation protein HypB, with product MGRFHRHDDGTVHSHEHDHDGHGHVHSHSHAHDHHDHVHDHEHPHAHDHEHEHYDVGDHSGYETGRERIEVLEDIFSENDRRAASNQAAFEEHGVTSINVMSSPGAGKTTLLEKTLQELGEKVRFGVVEGDIETALDADRLRGFGAQVSLLNTGNGFGGECHLDAPMVAHALEGLDLSTLDVVLIENVGNLVCPAEFEVGAQKKAMVASVTEGEDKPLKYPVMFRSVEVVVINKIDLLPYLDFDMDLFKKNIRQVNPNAEIIEVSTKTGEGLDRWYAWLQEVSA from the coding sequence ATGGGACGTTTTCATCGCCACGACGACGGGACTGTTCACTCTCACGAGCACGACCATGACGGCCACGGCCACGTCCACAGCCACAGTCACGCCCATGATCATCATGATCATGTGCACGATCATGAGCACCCGCATGCACATGACCATGAGCACGAGCATTACGATGTCGGCGACCACTCCGGTTATGAGACCGGCCGCGAGCGCATTGAGGTACTCGAGGATATCTTCTCCGAAAACGATCGCAGGGCGGCAAGCAACCAGGCGGCATTCGAGGAGCACGGGGTGACCTCGATTAACGTCATGAGTTCGCCGGGGGCCGGCAAGACGACGCTGTTGGAGAAGACCCTGCAGGAGCTGGGGGAAAAGGTGCGCTTTGGCGTGGTCGAAGGCGATATTGAAACCGCGCTCGATGCCGATCGTTTGCGCGGGTTCGGCGCGCAGGTGTCCCTGCTCAACACCGGCAATGGCTTCGGCGGTGAATGCCACCTCGACGCGCCGATGGTGGCCCATGCCTTGGAAGGGCTCGACCTTTCCACCCTCGATGTGGTGCTGATTGAAAACGTGGGTAATCTCGTGTGCCCGGCGGAGTTTGAGGTCGGCGCGCAGAAGAAGGCGATGGTGGCCTCCGTGACCGAGGGCGAGGACAAACCGCTGAAATACCCGGTGATGTTCCGCAGCGTGGAGGTTGTGGTCATCAACAAGATTGACCTGTTGCCGTACCTCGATTTTGATATGGATCTTTTTAAGAAAAACATCCGACAGGTTAATCCGAATGCCGAGATCATCGAAGTCTCCACCAAGACGGGTGAGGGCTTGGATCGCTGGTATGCCTGGTTGCAGGAAGTATCCGCCTAG
- a CDS encoding hydrogenase maturation protease — protein MGTKTTVLGIGNPIMSDDGVGIAVFSLLSDAKVRGVDYVEGGTLGMEILPEIQDAKRLLVVDGINDPDEHPGTVLVLEGDQLPRLRKNALSPHQVGLLDLLSVARLLGQEPEEVVVVGVVAKDARLHVGLSDAVAVAVPAATRAAQDILDRWAEAI, from the coding sequence GTGGGCACGAAGACGACCGTTTTAGGCATTGGTAACCCCATCATGAGCGATGATGGGGTGGGCATTGCCGTGTTTTCTTTGCTTTCCGACGCCAAGGTGCGCGGTGTCGATTACGTCGAAGGCGGCACGCTCGGCATGGAGATCCTCCCGGAAATCCAAGACGCGAAGCGCCTGCTGGTGGTTGATGGGATCAACGACCCCGACGAACACCCCGGCACCGTGCTGGTCTTGGAGGGCGACCAGCTCCCGCGCCTGCGCAAGAATGCGTTATCCCCGCATCAGGTGGGCCTGCTCGACCTGCTCTCGGTGGCCCGCCTGCTGGGGCAGGAGCCTGAGGAGGTGGTCGTCGTCGGCGTGGTGGCCAAGGATGCGCGACTGCATGTAGGTCTCAGCGATGCGGTGGCGGTGGCGGTTCCGGCCGCCACCCGTGCCGCGCAAGACATCCTTGACCGCTGGGCCGAAGCGATCTAA
- a CDS encoding HypC/HybG/HupF family hydrogenase formation chaperone: protein MCLGIPARVIDPGSSLDPFPMGEIDVAGERRPCCFAYVPEAVAGDWVLVQNSFAMTIVDEEAARESMQTIEEFDLIPAANGDTPRASARP, encoded by the coding sequence ATGTGTCTTGGTATCCCGGCCCGGGTGATTGACCCGGGCAGTAGCCTGGATCCATTTCCGATGGGAGAGATCGATGTCGCAGGCGAGCGGCGGCCGTGCTGTTTTGCCTATGTTCCGGAGGCCGTGGCGGGGGACTGGGTCTTGGTACAAAACAGCTTTGCCATGACCATCGTGGACGAAGAAGCCGCGCGGGAGTCCATGCAGACCATTGAGGAGTTTGATCTCATCCCGGCAGCAAACGGGGATACCCCGCGGGCCAGCGCACGCCCCTAG
- a CDS encoding nickel-dependent hydrogenase large subunit, whose translation MAERIVVDPLTRIEGHLRIEMEVDGGEIKEAWSEATQFRGIETIVQDRDPRDVWAFVGRICGVCTATHSVASVIAVENAIGTQIPKQAQLIRDLLLAAQEVHDHVVHFYHLHALDWVNVVSAAQADPQKTAEFARSIGSTWKGNTPEQFAKVKETVQGILDSGQLSIFTGGYWDHPDYRLPAEANLMAVSHYLDALQFQRSIIRITTVFGGKNPHPNFLVGGMACSIDPDKSETVNQVSIDQIQTWTEEIENFVTGCYLPDALAIMGVYKDYFDIGKSADTFLAVGMAGAAIRGDQLERSLSHGHPEITPGVILDGDYTTVHPLDPAKIKEYVASAWLEYSVGNEEGLEPSEGETTPAYTGPQPPYEWLADNQEYTWSKAPRYDGRPTQMGPVARVLLAYLQNEPETKKLVDDAMATLGITVDKFNSTGGRTLARAVEAVTTSTNMLNYLLPEFIKGIKEGDYDVFNPKKWEPSSWPEESSGFAMLEVARGTLSHYVTIKDQKVARYQAVVPSTWLSGGRDAEAQRGPYEEALAGGGHPLEDPKQPLEVLRTIHSFDPCMSCAVHLVDAEGEEIVKVMTQ comes from the coding sequence ATGGCTGAAAGAATTGTCGTCGATCCCTTGACCCGCATCGAGGGCCACTTGCGTATTGAGATGGAAGTCGACGGGGGAGAGATCAAGGAGGCCTGGAGCGAGGCCACCCAGTTCCGCGGCATCGAAACCATCGTCCAAGACCGCGACCCGCGCGACGTGTGGGCATTCGTCGGACGCATCTGCGGCGTGTGCACCGCCACCCACTCGGTGGCTTCGGTCATCGCCGTGGAAAACGCGATCGGCACCCAGATCCCCAAGCAGGCCCAGCTCATCCGCGACCTGTTGCTGGCGGCCCAGGAAGTCCACGACCACGTCGTTCACTTCTATCACCTGCATGCCCTCGACTGGGTCAATGTGGTCTCCGCAGCGCAGGCGGACCCGCAAAAGACCGCGGAGTTTGCCCGCTCCATCGGCTCGACATGGAAGGGCAATACCCCGGAACAGTTCGCCAAGGTCAAAGAGACCGTCCAGGGCATTCTCGATTCTGGGCAGCTGTCCATCTTCACCGGCGGCTATTGGGATCACCCGGACTACCGCCTGCCGGCCGAGGCCAACCTCATGGCCGTGAGCCACTACCTCGACGCGCTGCAGTTCCAGCGCTCGATCATCCGCATCACCACGGTCTTCGGCGGCAAGAACCCACACCCGAACTTCCTGGTCGGCGGCATGGCCTGTTCGATCGACCCGGACAAGTCCGAGACCGTCAACCAGGTCTCCATCGATCAGATCCAGACCTGGACCGAGGAGATCGAAAACTTCGTCACCGGCTGCTACCTCCCGGACGCGCTGGCGATCATGGGCGTGTACAAGGACTACTTCGACATCGGAAAGTCGGCCGATACCTTTCTGGCAGTGGGCATGGCCGGCGCCGCCATCCGCGGCGACCAGCTCGAGCGCTCGCTCTCGCACGGACACCCCGAGATCACCCCGGGTGTGATCCTCGACGGCGACTACACCACGGTCCACCCGCTTGACCCGGCCAAGATTAAGGAATACGTGGCCTCCGCGTGGCTGGAATACTCCGTGGGCAACGAAGAAGGCCTCGAGCCGAGCGAGGGTGAGACCACACCTGCCTACACCGGGCCGCAGCCACCCTATGAGTGGCTGGCTGACAACCAGGAGTACACCTGGTCGAAGGCGCCGCGTTACGACGGTCGCCCCACCCAGATGGGACCGGTTGCCCGCGTGCTTTTGGCCTACCTGCAAAACGAGCCGGAGACCAAGAAGCTTGTCGACGACGCGATGGCCACCTTAGGGATCACGGTGGACAAGTTCAACTCCACCGGTGGCCGCACCTTGGCGCGCGCGGTGGAGGCCGTGACCACCTCGACCAATATGCTCAACTACTTGCTGCCGGAGTTCATCAAGGGAATCAAGGAAGGCGACTACGACGTCTTCAACCCGAAGAAGTGGGAGCCCAGCTCCTGGCCCGAGGAATCAAGCGGCTTCGCCATGCTCGAGGTCGCCCGCGGCACCTTGTCGCACTACGTGACCATCAAGGACCAGAAGGTCGCCCGCTACCAGGCCGTGGTTCCCTCCACCTGGCTGTCCGGCGGCCGCGACGCCGAGGCCCAGCGCGGCCCCTACGAGGAGGCGCTCGCCGGCGGCGGGCACCCGCTCGAAGATCCGAAGCAGCCCCTCGAGGTGCTGCGTACCATCCACTCCTTCGACCCGTGTATGTCCTGCGCGGTCCACCTGGTGGACGCGGAAGGCGAGGAGATCGTCAAGGTGATGACACAATGA
- a CDS encoding hydrogenase maturation nickel metallochaperone HypA/HybF gives MHELSLLTGVVATVTEVTADKVAEGKPVVAVGLTVGARSGALIDALESSWPLAIAGTVCENARLEITPVAATVWCPTCGCEQEIDEFFALVCPVCQTPTADLRRGQEFLIDWVDVG, from the coding sequence ATGCACGAGTTGTCCTTGCTTACAGGCGTTGTCGCCACCGTTACCGAGGTTACCGCCGACAAGGTGGCCGAGGGAAAGCCCGTCGTGGCCGTGGGGCTGACTGTCGGGGCGCGATCCGGGGCGTTGATCGACGCCCTCGAATCTTCCTGGCCGCTGGCGATTGCAGGCACCGTGTGCGAGAACGCGCGGCTTGAGATCACCCCCGTTGCGGCCACCGTATGGTGCCCAACGTGCGGGTGCGAGCAAGAAATCGATGAGTTCTTCGCCTTGGTGTGTCCGGTATGCCAAACCCCCACCGCTGATCTGCGGCGGGGGCAGGAGTTTCTCATCGATTGGGTCGATGTCGGTTAG